Genomic segment of Ewingella sp. CoE-038-23:
CACCGGTTTACCATCCAGCGTTAATACCACGCTGTCGCCCGCTGCAACTTTACCGGTCACAATCTGGTCGACGCCTGACTCCAGCTTGTTCAACGCGCCATCGCCAAACAGTGGGTCGACAACGGCAGCTACAGGAGGTGTCAGATCGACCGTCACGCTGTGCGAAGCCGAGGCTGGGTTGCCCGCCGCATCGGTGTAGCTCACGGTGACGGTGCCCACGCCTTCAGTAATATTTTGTGGTGTGATAAGACCCGGTGCCACGGTGGCGGTCCATACGTTATCCGTCACTGTGCCGGTCACTTGTACACCCGCGACACTCACCTGCACCACCGTGCCGTTTGGCAGATTGGTGCTGGTACCGGTGATAGTGAAACCATCGGCAGCCGCGGTGATATTAACGAAATCGAGTGCCTCTAGCGTCAGGACTGGCAAGTTGTTGATTGCCAGCTCAATTGCCGGATTAACCGTAATGTCTGCCACATTGCCTTGAGCATCGGTCACGGTGGCGGTGATCACCAGTGGGCCATCGGTGGTGATGGCTTTCAGGTCAGCCGCTGGGATAGTCAGCGTCCAGTTGCCGTCTTCAGGCACCAGTACCGGGTAAAGCTTGCCGTCGACGGTCACGGTGACCGTCAGGCCCGCCGGAGCCGTACCGGTAATTGGCAGGCCGAGTGCTGCTTCCACGGCATTAACAATGCCATCGGCACCAGCATCCACCACGATAGTCAGCAGCGGAGGCGTGGTATCTACCGTCACCTGATGGGTGCCGGTCGCCACGTTTTCAGCAACGTCATTACCGGTCGCGGTAATGGTGTATTCTTGATTTTGCAGCGCCTGCACGTCGGCGACAGGAACGGTGGTGCTCCATTTTCCGTCATCCCCAACGATCGCCGTGTAAGGCTTACCGTTGAGCGTGATGTTAATGGTTTCGCCCGCCACCAGGTGGTTGGAGGTCCCGCTGATCACCAGAGGCTGGTTGTGCTCGGTGCTGTTGATGACGTCGTCACCAGCAACTTTATCAATGGTAATGGTTGGCAAGTTAGCTTCGCTCGCCAGCACATTGACCTCGTGACTCGCCGATGCCGGGTTACCCGCCAGACTGGTGGCGTTAGCCGTGATCGTGGCCTGACCATCACTCAGCCCGGCCAGATCGGCAGCCAGCACCGTGGTGGTCCAGTTACCCTCTCCATCAACCACAGCGGTGTAAGTCTTGCCATTGAAGGTCAAGGTAACTTCACGCCCCTCTTCAAGCTTGGTCGAGGTGCCGCTGAGCACCAGATCTTGGCCTTTCTCAGTGGCGTTGATGTAGTCATCATTAGAAATCGTATTGATGGTCAGCGTCGGGGTGTAAGCCGCGCCAGCCTCAATGGTGAATTCATGGTTGATGGTGGTGGTGTTGCCCGCAGTGTCAGTCAGGGTCGCCGTAATGGTGTGAGGACCATCGCCCAGAGCTTGCAGCGCGTCGTTAGGCAGTGGGATTGACCATTTGCCATCCGTGTCGACGGTGCCTTCATAGGTCACGCCGCCCAGAACCAGACTCACTTTGACGTTTTGACCACTGTCGCTGACTGATGCAGTCCCGGTCAGGGTGATAGGTTGCAGCAGTTCAGCGGTGTTGATGATGTCGTCACCCGCCACCAGATCAACGGTCAGCGTTGGTGCTACTGTGTCGACGGTGGCCTCAATGGTGCTGCTGCCGGTAGCACCGGACGCGCTGGTCGCGGTGACTTCAATGCTCAGCGCCCCTTGTGGCAGGCTCGCCAAGGCGTTGGCCGGCACGTCCAGCGTCCATTGACCATTGGCGTCCACGGTGGCATCAAAGCTGATCCCACCGATGTTCACCTTCACGGTTTGTCCCGCGCCGGTCGCGCCGGTGGTCCCGGTCAGCGTCTGCACTTCAGCCAGCTCGCTACCGTTGAGGATGGTGTCGCCGAATGGTGCGTCGATAGATGGGAACAGCGGGCTAGGCACGCCAGTGACATTGACGGTGCCGTCAACCAGGGTTTGGTTGCCCGCCGCGTCAGTGACGGAAACGCTGTATGGATGGTCGCCGACCGCCAAATCGCCAAGGGCATTTGGTGGCACCAGCACAGACCAAGAACCGTCGGCCTGGACCACGCCGGTGTAGGTATGGCCGTCAATAGACACGGTGACCGGACGACCTGCATCGCCGATGTCGCTGGTCCCTTGGATCAGGAAGCCCGTCGCCACTTCGTCGGTGTTCAGCTTGTCATCGCCGGTCAGCGGCTCAACGCTCAAGGTTGGAGCCGTCAAGTCTATGGTCACATTGGTAGTGGTTGTGCCCGTGTTACCCGCTGGGTCTGTGACAGTAACCTGCAGAGGCGAGGAGCCATCAGTCAGGCCATTGAGCGCGTTAGCCGGGATTGTGACCGACCAGGTGCCGTCATTGTTAACCGTGCCGGTGTAATCTACCCCGCCAATGTTCACGGTGACTTTCTGGTCTGGGCCGACAGCGCCGGTGTTACCGGTCAGAATCTGATCGGCCGCCGCTTCAGGCTTGCTCAGCACGCCGTCGCCAAATGGCGTATTCAGCACTGGAACTGGCAGTTGGGTGAAGACACCCAATGACTCAGTCACCGTGGTGCTGTTGCCCGCCGCGTCTGACAGGGTGGCGGTTAATGTGTATTGACCATTTGCTAAGCCCAAGAGCGCGTTAGCTGGGATCTCCGTGGTCCACTTGCCGTCCCCCCCAACTTCAGCCAGATAGGTTTGGCCATTGATGGTCAAGGTAACATTGCGCCCCGCGTCAGCAGGATCTGCGGAACCACTCAGCGTTACGGCGGCAGCGGCTTCAGCTGCGTCAATGTAGCCGTCGCCCGAAATTGGGTCGATGGTCAACGTTGGCGCGGTGAAGTCGACCGTCACGTTAGACGTGATAGGCGTGCTGTTGCCCGCCGCATCGGTGGCAGTCACGGTGATTAGGGTATTATCCTGCGGCAGCGCCTGCAAATCAGCCGCTGGAATAGTCACTGTCCACTGACCGTTGCCGCCGACGGTGGCGGTGTAATCTTTACCACCGAGTGTCACGGTCACGGTTTGACCATCGCCCACTATGCCGGTAGAACCACTCAGCGTCTGGCTGGTGGCGGCTTCCGCCGTACTCAGCAGGCCGTCGCCAAAAGGTTGATTGATAGTTGGTGCGGGTAGTTGGTGGGTGTAGACATCCAGCGTGACGGTGCTGCTGACCGCGTTGCCTGCGGCATCGGTTGCGGTCACTTTCACCGCCAGCGGCCCGTCGCCGAGCAGCGCAAGATCGGCTGCCCCAACCGGCACGGTCCAAGTGCCGTCCGCGCCAACGGCGGCGGTGTAGGCTTTACCGTTCAGAGTGACAGTGACGTTAGCACCCTCGGCCACGTTGTGCGATGTCCCGCTGATGTTGATGCCTGCGCCCGCTTCCTGCGCGCTCAGTTTGTTGTCACCGGTGATTGGGTCAATCGCCAGACCACTCAACTCGGTGTTGATGGTCAGTGGCAGAGAACCTTGCGCCGGGTTACCTGCTTTATCAGCCACTTCGGCGGTCAAGGTGATTGAACCGTCGTTCAAAGCAGTCAGGTCAGCCGCTGGAATTTGCACGCTCCATGCGCCGCTGGCTCCCACGGTGGCGGTGTAAGTTTTGCCATTCAACGTGATGGTCACTTGCTGTCCGGCTTCTACATTGGTGGTAGTACCACTCAATGTTTGGTCGGCCAGGCGCTCGGCCCCGTCGATTACGTTGTTACCCGCAAAGGCATTCAGCGTCAGGGTTGGCTGAGAATCGACGCCGGTTGCCAATGTAACATTGGAGGTCTGGGTGGTGGTGTTGCCCGCTTCGTCAGTCAACGACACGCTCAGCGGATACTGCCCGCTGGCCACGCCGTTCAGCACGCCAGCCGGAATATTTACCGTCCAACTGCCGTCACCGCCCACAACGCCGGTATAGGTAGCGCCGTTGAGGGTCACGGTGATGGTTTTACCTGCTTCGCTGACGGAAGCCGTACCTGTCAGTTCAATCGCCGCCGCTGCTTCCGCGCTGCTGACAATGCCGTCGCCGGCCAGAGGATTCACGGTCAGCGTTGGCGCGCTGAGGTCAACGGTCACATTGCTGTTAATAGTAGTGCTGTTGCCTGCGTTATCGGACGCCACCACCACGATCGGGTTGCTACCTTCCGGCAGAGCTTGCAGATCGGCCGATGGAATGCTGATCGTCCAGCTACCATTGGCTGCGACGGTGGCGGTGTAGTCATGGCCGCCAAGGGTGACGGTGACGGTTTGGCCGTCGCCCGCTTTGCCGGTAGAGCCAGTCAGCGTTTGCGCCGTGCCTGCTTCGGTAATGTTCAGGAAGCCGTCGCCGAATGGCGTATTGATGGTTGGTTCTGGAGCCACATTGTCAACGCCGACGGAAACGCTATTAGTCAGCGTATTGCCGTTAGCATCTTTAGTGACTGCGCTGACCGTGGTGGTGCCTGGGTCAATTCCCGCCAGTTCAGGGCTGGTGAAGTTCACTAACCAGCGGCCATTGGCCAGCACTTTTACGGTATGTGACACAGTACCGAAGGTTACTACCACGTCGGTGCCCACCGGCACGCCGTAAGTCGTACCCGTAACCTGAATACCGTTTTCCGTTTCCACCGCGTTGATGACGTTATCGCCCGTTACCGGGTCGATTGCCACGCCGTTCTCAGTAATATTTACCGTGAAGTTATCGGTGCCAGAGGCTGAGTTACCGGCCTTGTCCGCCACTTCTACCGAGATAGTTTGAGTGCCGTTAGTCAGCACCTGCATATCGGTAACCGGGATGATGACGCTCCAGCTGCCGCTCTGCTGAACTTCAGCCGTGTAGGTGTGGCCGTTCAGGGTGATTTTAACGATCTGGCCCGCTTCCACGTTGGCCGTGGTGCCGTTCAGCACTTGCGCCGTTTGGACTTCCGCACCGTCTACCGCGTTATCGCCACCAAATGGATTGATGGTGATAGTCGGTTGGATACTTGGGTCGGAAACCACGTGGATAGTATTGGTGGTGCTGGTGCTGTTGCCCGCCGCATCGCTCAACGTAGCATTGATAACAAAATCACCATTGAGATTGTTCAAGGCACCGGCTGGCAGAGCAACGCTCCATACGCCGTTCGGCCCAACCGTCGCGGTATAGCTTTCATTGTTCAGCGTGATGGTGACTTCGCGTCCAGCCTCAGAGACAGAAGCCGTCCCCGACAGGGTTAACGACCCTGCGGCTTCGGCCAGGCTGATTTGCCCATCGCCCGCCAGCGGATTGATAGTCAGGGTTGGCGCCAGGGTATCTACCGGCACAGTAGCACTGATAGTCTGGCTGTTACCGGCGACGTCGGTCGCAATCACCTGAACCGGCGCCGTGCCGTTCGGCAAGTTGCTCAATACGCTGGACGGAATGCTGACGCTGAAAGTGCCGTCATTGGCGACCGTGGCGGCAAATTGCTGGCCGCCGATGATAACTGTTACATTCTGGCCTGCGCCTGTTACGCCGGTGGTGCCGGTAATGGTCTGCCCAGCGGCGGCTTCGCTGCCATTCAAGGTGCCATCGCCAAACAGCGTATCCAGCACTGGGGCTGGCAGGTTGTGCACGTAAACGTTAACGCTGCCGGTGGTCGAGATAGGGTTCCCGCCGCCATCGGTGGCGCTCACCTCGATATTCTGCACGCCATCGGTCAGTGCCTGAATAGCAGCCGCTGACAGTTGAATGCTCCAGGTGCCGTTTGCGGCAACATCCGCCTGATAATTCACGCCGCCGATGTTAACGGTGATCGCGCCCACGCCAGCAGGGACGTTGAAGGTGGTCCCGCTGATGGTCACGCCTGCCGCAGCTTCAATGGCATTGATGTTGCCATCCACGGAAATAGGATCGATGGCGATACCGCCTAACAGATCGTTAATCTCAAACGGACGGTTTCCAATCGCTTGGTTGCCGGAACTGTCACTGACCGTCACGGCAAAGTCTGCCGGGCCATTGCCTGCATCGGACAGCGCCGAAGCTGGAATAGTCACGCTCCACGTGCCGTCTGCCCCCACGATACCGGTGTAGGTTTTGCCATCAAAAGTGACAGTAACCGTGTTGCCCGCCTCGACGTTTGTGGTGCTACCGGTCAGCTTCTGGTCAATCTGAATTTCTGCGCCGTCCACGATGTCATTGCCCGCAAAGGCGTTAACAGTCAGCGAAGGCTGAAGCGCCGGATCGGCGGCGACGTGAACGGTGTCAGTGGTGACGGTAGTGTTGCCCGCGGCGTCAGTCAGCGTAGCGGTGATAGTAATATCACCATTTATCCCGGTCAGCGTGCCGGCTGGCAGGTCAAAGGTCCATTTACCGTCTTCGCCAACAATGACGTTATGCGGCTCACCGTTTACATTGAGAACCAGCGTGCGGCCGGCTTCAGAAGCCGATGCCGTACCAGTAATGGTGATAACGCCAGCGGCTTCATTGAATGAAATTTTATTGTCAACGGCCACAGGATCGATAGTGACGTTTGGCGCAAGGGTATCCACATCGACCGCAATTGGGGTGCTAATACCGCTAGAGTTACCGGCAGCGTCTTTCACTTCGGTGGTCAGGCTGTGCGGGCCTTCGGCCAATGGCGTCGTTGGGGTATAAGACCAGTTACCCGTGCCATCAACGGTCACGGTTGCCAAGACGGTATCGCCATCACGAATAGTGACCGAACTGTTCGGCTCGGCCTTGCCGCTCAGGGTTGGCGTGGTGTCGTTTGTCGCGCCGGTGATTGGCAAATCATCGTTATTCACCAGTTTAACGTCGGTCGCAGCACCCGGCGCCGCGGTATCAATTTCCACAGCAATTGGAGCACTGATGCCGCTGGAGTTACCGGCCGCATCGCGCACTTCGGTGGTCAGTCCGTGTGGGCCTTCCGACAGCGGATCTTGCAGCGTAACGCTCCAGTTACCATTTTCATCAGCAATGGCGCTGCCCACGATGGTGTTCCCGTCGCGCACAATGACTTTGCTGCCCGCTTCGGCTTTGCCGCTAACGGTTGGCGTGGTGTCATTGGTGATGCCATCCACCGGCAGGCCGTCTCCATTAAGGATTTTCACCGCCGTGGCCGGCTCAGGATCGATAGTATCGATATTCACCACGATAGGGGTGCTAACGCCGCTGGTGTTGCCTGCGGCATCGGTGACTTCAGTGGTGATGCTGTGTGGGCCTTCGGACAGCGGCTGATCCAGAGTCAAACTCCAGTTGCCACTGCCATCAGCTTGTACGGTGCCAAGTACGGTGTCGCCATCACGAATAGTGACGATGCTGCCCGATTCGGCTTTACCGCTGATGGTTGGCTGGGTGTCATTGGTGCTGCCGTTAGTGCCGATCGGCGTGTTTTCACCATCGGTTATCTGCACGTCGGTGGCTGGCGAAGGCGAGCTGGCATCCACGACAACAGCAATTGGGGTAGTTGGCGGGCTAGCGTTACCCGCAGGGTCAGTAACCACCACGGTCAGGCTGTGATCGCCATCGCCCAGTGGTGGATTCGGTGTGAAGGTCCAGTTGCCGTTGCCATCCACCGGCGCGGTGCCAATCACCGTGCCACCGTCGCTGACGGTAACGGTGCTGCCCGGCTCGGCTTTACCACTCAGAGTTGGGGTGTTGTCGTTGGTGGTGCCGGTGATTGGCTCGTTGGCGTCATTGACCAGCGTGACGTCAGTTGCCGCACCCGGCGCGGTGGTGTCAATCTCAACCGCGATAGGTGCACTCACGCCGCTAGAGTTGCCCGCAGGATCCGTCACCTGCGTCGTAATGTTGTGAGTACCCTCGCTCAGCGGCTGGGTTGGCGTAACGCT
This window contains:
- a CDS encoding Ig-like domain-containing protein, which translates into the protein MAQQGNVIVDVLSRTNGSVISQVSGASQTVNLNQLSIVRVHATRAAVASYERAGNDLILHMQDGSTVRYQGFFTTDGKGHHSELIFDDGVHPIEHATFVDTGVAPGSAVAVVPGYETVPDVGALLLDGSNFDPAILGAVLGVVALGAGIAIAASSGGGGGGGSSNNGGEPGQPGGSNPAPTLTLATFAGDNVLNKAEVGSSQVFSGTTANVTAGQTVTLSLNGKTYTTTTAADGSWSITLPAGDLQGLADGTYVANVSVTGSNGQTVTKGVTIGVDTTAPGVATDVTLVNDANQPITGTTNDSTPTLSGKAEPGSTVTVSDGGTVIGTAPVDGSGNWTFTPNPPLGDGDHSLTAVVTDPAGNTSTPSTPIVVVIDTTAPGEATDVTLVNDANQPINGATNDTTPTITGKAEAGSTVTVRDGNTVIGTAVVDGNGNWSVTPTQPLSEGTHNITTQVTDPAGNSSGVSAPIAVEIDTTAPGAATDVTLVNDANEPITGTTNDNTPTLSGKAEPGSTVTVSDGGTVIGTAPVDGNGNWTFTPNPPLGDGDHSLTVVVTDPAGNASPPTTPIAVVVDASSPSPATDVQITDGENTPIGTNGSTNDTQPTISGKAESGSIVTIRDGDTVLGTVQADGSGNWSLTLDQPLSEGPHSITTEVTDAAGNTSGVSTPIVVNIDTIDPEPATAVKILNGDGLPVDGITNDTTPTVSGKAEAGSKVIVRDGNTIVGSAIADENGNWSVTLQDPLSEGPHGLTTEVRDAAGNSSGISAPIAVEIDTAAPGAATDVKLVNNDDLPITGATNDTTPTLSGKAEPNSSVTIRDGDTVLATVTVDGTGNWSYTPTTPLAEGPHSLTTEVKDAAGNSSGISTPIAVDVDTLAPNVTIDPVAVDNKISFNEAAGVITITGTASASEAGRTLVLNVNGEPHNVIVGEDGKWTFDLPAGTLTGINGDITITATLTDAAGNTTVTTDTVHVAADPALQPSLTVNAFAGNDIVDGAEIQIDQKLTGSTTNVEAGNTVTVTFDGKTYTGIVGADGTWSVTIPASALSDAGNGPADFAVTVSDSSGNQAIGNRPFEINDLLGGIAIDPISVDGNINAIEAAAGVTISGTTFNVPAGVGAITVNIGGVNYQADVAANGTWSIQLSAAAIQALTDGVQNIEVSATDGGGNPISTTGSVNVYVHNLPAPVLDTLFGDGTLNGSEAAAGQTITGTTGVTGAGQNVTVIIGGQQFAATVANDGTFSVSIPSSVLSNLPNGTAPVQVIATDVAGNSQTISATVPVDTLAPTLTINPLAGDGQISLAEAAGSLTLSGTASVSEAGREVTITLNNESYTATVGPNGVWSVALPAGALNNLNGDFVINATLSDAAGNSTSTTNTIHVVSDPSIQPTITINPFGGDNAVDGAEVQTAQVLNGTTANVEAGQIVKITLNGHTYTAEVQQSGSWSVIIPVTDMQVLTNGTQTISVEVADKAGNSASGTDNFTVNITENGVAIDPVTGDNVINAVETENGIQVTGTTYGVPVGTDVVVTFGTVSHTVKVLANGRWLVNFTSPELAGIDPGTTTVSAVTKDANGNTLTNSVSVGVDNVAPEPTINTPFGDGFLNITEAGTAQTLTGSTGKAGDGQTVTVTLGGHDYTATVAANGSWTISIPSADLQALPEGSNPIVVVASDNAGNSTTINSNVTVDLSAPTLTVNPLAGDGIVSSAEAAAAIELTGTASVSEAGKTITVTLNGATYTGVVGGDGSWTVNIPAGVLNGVASGQYPLSVSLTDEAGNTTTQTSNVTLATGVDSQPTLTLNAFAGNNVIDGAERLADQTLSGTTTNVEAGQQVTITLNGKTYTATVGASGAWSVQIPAADLTALNDGSITLTAEVADKAGNPAQGSLPLTINTELSGLAIDPITGDNKLSAQEAGAGINISGTSHNVAEGANVTVTLNGKAYTAAVGADGTWTVPVGAADLALLGDGPLAVKVTATDAAGNAVSSTVTLDVYTHQLPAPTINQPFGDGLLSTAEAATSQTLSGSTGIVGDGQTVTVTLGGKDYTATVGGNGQWTVTIPAADLQALPQDNTLITVTATDAAGNSTPITSNVTVDFTAPTLTIDPISGDGYIDAAEAAAAVTLSGSADPADAGRNVTLTINGQTYLAEVGGDGKWTTEIPANALLGLANGQYTLTATLSDAAGNSTTVTESLGVFTQLPVPVLNTPFGDGVLSKPEAAADQILTGNTGAVGPDQKVTVNIGGVDYTGTVNNDGTWSVTIPANALNGLTDGSSPLQVTVTDPAGNTGTTTTNVTIDLTAPTLSVEPLTGDDKLNTDEVATGFLIQGTSDIGDAGRPVTVSIDGHTYTGVVQADGSWSVLVPPNALGDLAVGDHPYSVSVTDAAGNQTLVDGTVNVTGVPSPLFPSIDAPFGDTILNGSELAEVQTLTGTTGATGAGQTVKVNIGGISFDATVDANGQWTLDVPANALASLPQGALSIEVTATSASGATGSSTIEATVDTVAPTLTVDLVAGDDIINTAELLQPITLTGTASVSDSGQNVKVSLVLGGVTYEGTVDTDGKWSIPLPNDALQALGDGPHTITATLTDTAGNTTTINHEFTIEAGAAYTPTLTINTISNDDYINATEKGQDLVLSGTSTKLEEGREVTLTFNGKTYTAVVDGEGNWTTTVLAADLAGLSDGQATITANATSLAGNPASASHEVNVLASEANLPTITIDKVAGDDVINSTEHNQPLVISGTSNHLVAGETINITLNGKPYTAIVGDDGKWSTTVPVADVQALQNQEYTITATGNDVAENVATGTHQVTVDTTPPLLTIVVDAGADGIVNAVEAALGLPITGTAPAGLTVTVTVDGKLYPVLVPEDGNWTLTIPAADLKAITTDGPLVITATVTDAQGNVADITVNPAIELAINNLPVLTLEALDFVNITAAADGFTITGTSTNLPNGTVVQVSVAGVQVTGTVTDNVWTATVAPGLITPQNITEGVGTVTVSYTDAAGNPASASHSVTVDLTPPVAAVVDPLFGDGALNKLESGVDQIVTGKVAAGDSVVLTLDGKPVTAVVGPDGTWTATTPTATLVGLTDGQNTLTVAVTDAAGNSVSSDVPFVSYINTLPVATITDSFGGAINIDKAALGGSISGTTGITSDGQKVTVNLNGKDYTADVNSATGTWVLPLDAATLQGLPNGTWTATVTVTDVAGNSSTQAENISVQLTPPPVPTIDLVFGDGVLNAAELAAGQTISGSTGITGPGQTVTVTIAGNPSPLTATVGADGKWTLELTTSELADIAGLPTHSITVTSTDQYGNSNISSPEVFTVDLNIPNPSITNQPFGADNVLNIAEAAGPLVIEGNTGISGVGQAVKVVIDVNGTSYNATVAADGSWTLNLPAGTLSGLTGTDHTINITATDASGNTNTVPFAFTTDFTPPVVTVNNVSTDGYINLAEAAAGTQISGITDGTSVSVNIGGQVFTAAVTDGTWVLDLTPAQIATLPQGSQTITVTATDASGNTNTAISHVGIATDAAAAPTVTVGTFAGDNILDFAESRTPQTISGTTAHVEAGRTVNVTVGSITGLSAIVQADGSWSLTLSPAQLQTLSNGATNITANVSDLAGNAATPDIHDITVSVTPPAAFLTLNPISVDNIINSTDDGGLIMTFTGQYLNNQTVLTPQLITVFVNGVPVVGTFPALPSASGTWTIVGLSQLVTFPTDGNYTVTVSMTGLNGTTATVTQTIVVDRTPPTLTVNAFAGDDVLNGTEAAANQTISGTARPRKLAVR